One Ficedula albicollis isolate OC2 chromosome 26, FicAlb1.5, whole genome shotgun sequence DNA segment encodes these proteins:
- the LAMB3 gene encoding laminin subunit beta-3, protein MEPLCQLWPWAVLVLLAAPQLLGAQRACSQGACYPAPGDLLLGRAPHLRASSTCGLSKPETYCTPHGQWSMKCCRCDSRLPHSYNGHRVENVLSSAGRARWWQSQNGVERVSLQLDLEQTFQLDSVVLHFRSPPAAMLIERSVDAGRTWQVLQYLASDCATAFPRVPRGPPEGWQDPRCQELRGHPVHGGTVKFSVQDLGSTISSSYSQAMEKLGPFTNLRINFTELPHIPRQGYHSPSTFYAVTEMQVLGSCFCHGHAERCTPAGSQHSAVPGHCVCQHNTAGPHCERCSALFNARPWAPAEDSDPHECQRCDCNGHSSSCHFDPELYQASGGASGGVCDHCQHNTEGNNCERCKTNYFRNPRQELSHPEACLPCECDPEGTVPGSACDPGTGRCVCKDNVQGDRCHLCKPGFAQLAAANPAGCRRCTCNALGTRQDTAPCDGDTGSCFCLPNVVGSDCGQCAAGHWGLASGQGCQPCACHPHGSHSPHCNQFTGQCPCRDGFTGQTCSALGQQQCPARHYRDARGGCTECDCDFQGTEEPGCDSPAGSALAAIRQQVRGINPDLHFLDDTASLSREIQALNSSLIATSSQYQSKKTQFESSRSTDLAGAFQTIRSAYQSSSSASSLAQGAPGLLAQAGEGRRSAAGLQRDLAADTARLVALQGQLASAPDLTPAINQVCGGARVEPCTPARCQGLLCPRDNSSVCAAGQPCHGLFPLASGPPPPFPLASGALAAAGQAAKEFSSLSARLQDTAQLVKTTELSASQIQSSTRRLAEQLAAARTQVRGDVRRVRQLLQRLRGFLADKDTDPASIQEISESVLSLRLPTDAAAVRRRMAEIQRLATALQCPEDILAQTAEDIARAKRLQQEAEQARNRAKAVEGSVEEVLGTLQRASAVLLEAQGALRGSGSSLRFIQERLDEIEAVLGPAEKNVVAMGAGLAGLAERLSELQRGTEQNRLRAGDTRDTAGTAAQRASSCRQAFAQVKELYLELQSRMGQGPALGEQGRRVQSIGREAQALLQDTMGIMLRMETLESEIQEGNEALVSRMSRLSGLEEQVGRIRDSIKSKVAYYESCS, encoded by the exons ATGGAgcctctgtgccagctgtggcCGTGGGCAGTGCTTGTCCTGCTGG ctgccccacagctgctgggggcACAGAGAGCCTGTTCCCAGGGAGCCTGCTACCCTGCCCCCGGGGACCTGCTGCTGGGACGAGCCCCTCACCTGAGAGCCTCCTCCACCTGCGGCCTCAGCAAGCCTGAGACGTACTGCACACCCCACGGACAG TGGAGCATGAAGTGCTGCAGGTGTGACTCGAGGCTGCCCCACAGCTACAACGGGCACCGCGTGGAGAACGTGCTGTCCTCGGCCGGCCGCGCGCGCTGGTGGCAGTCCCAGAACG GTGTCGAGCGcgtgtccctgcagctggaccTGGAGCAGACGTTCCAGCTGGACAGCGTCGTGCTGCACTTCAGG TCGCCGCCCGCGGCGATGCTGATCGAGCGCTCCGTGGACGCTGGCAGGACGTGGCAGGTGCTGCAGTACTTGGCCTCCGACTGTGCCACCGCCTTCCCCCGCGTGCCCCGCGGCCCCCCCGAGGGCTGGCAGGACCCCCGGTGCCAGGAGCTGCGGGGACACCCCGTGCACGGGGGCACG gTGAAATTCAGTGTCCAAGACCTGGGGTCTACAATCAGCTCCTCTTACAGCCAAGCCATGGAGA AGCTGGGGCCCTTCACCAACCTGCGCATCAACTTCACGGAGCTGCCCCACATCCCCCGCCAGGGCTACCACTCGCCCAGCACCTTCTACGCCGTGACGGAGATGcaggtgctggggagctgcttcTGCCACGGCCACGCCGAGCGCTGCACCCCTgcagggagccagcacagcGCG GTCCCTGGGCACTGCGTGTGCCAGCACAACACGGCCGGGCCGCACTGTGAGCGCTGCTCTGCCCTGTTCAACGCCCGGCCCTGGGCACCCGCCGAGGACAGCGACCCCCACGAGTGCCAGC GATGCGACTGCAATGGTCACTCGTCCTCGTGCCACTTTGACCCCGAGCTGTACCAGGCCAGCGGCGGGGCCAGCGGGGGGGTGTGTGACCACTGCCAGCACAACACCGAGGGCAACAACTGCGAGCGATGCAAAACCAACTATTTCCGTAACCCGCGGCAGGAGCTGAGCCACCCCGAGGCCTGCCTGC CCTGTGAGTGTGACCCGGAGGGCACCGTGCCCGGCTCTGCCTGCGACCCGGGGACAGGGCGCTGTGTCTGCAAGGACAACGTGCAGGGGGACCGCTGCCACCTCTGCAAGCCGGGCTttgcccagctggctgctgccaacCCCGCTGGGTGCCGCA GATGCACCTGCAATGCCCTGGGGACGCGGCAGGACACGGCGCCCTGCGACGGTGACACCggcagctgcttctgcctgcCCAACGTGGTGGGCAGCGACTGCGGGCAGTGCGCGGCCGGGCACTGGGGGCTGGCCAGCgggca gggctgccagccctgtgcctgccacCCCCAcggctcccacagcccccactGCAACCAG TTCACAGGACAGTGCCCGTGCAGGGATGGCTTCACAGGACAGACGTGCTcggccctggggcagcagcagtgcccagccaggCACTACAGGGATGCACGGGGAGGGTGCACAG AGTGCGACTGCGACTTCCAGGGCACGGAGGAGCCGGGCTGTgacag ccccgcgggcagCGCGCTCGCTGCCATCAG gcagcaggTCCGAGGCATAAATCCCGACCTTCATTTCCTGGATGACACTGCCTCGTTATCCAGAGAGATCCAAGCCCTCAACAGCAGCTTGATTGCCACCAGCTCCCAGTACCAGAGCAAGAAGACCCAGTTTGAAAGCAGCCGCAGCACAGACCTGGCAG GAGCTTTCCAGACCATCCGCTCTGCCTACCAGAGCTCCAGCAGCGCCAGCAGCCTGGCGCAGGGTGCCCCGGGGCTGCTGGCCCAGGCCGGGGAGGGCCGCCGCAGCGCCGCGGGGCTGCAGCGGGACCTGGCTGCGGACACGGCCCGGCTGGTGgccctgcagggccagctggCCTCAGCCCCCGACCTCACCCCTGCCATCAACCAG gtgtgcgGAGGGGCCCGAGTGGAGCCGTGCACCCCTGCCcgctgccaggggctgctgtgccctcgGGACAACAGCTCTGTCTGTGCGGCCGGCCAGCCCTGCCACGGCCTCTTCCCGCTGGccagcggcccccccccccccttcccgCTGGCCAGCGGGGCCCTGGCTGCGGCCGGGCAAGCGGCCAAGGAGTTCAGCAGCCTGAGCGCCCGGCTCCAGGACACGGCACAGCTG GTCAAGACCACGGAGCTGTCGGCGAGTCAGATCCAGAGCAGCACGCGGCGGCTGGCGGAGCAGCTGGCGGCGGCCAGGACGCAGGTCCGGGGGGACGTGCGGCGCGTGCGGCAGCTCCTGCAGCGCCTGCGCGGCTTCCTGGCAG acAAGGACACGGATCCTGCCTCTATCCAGGAAATCAGTGAGTCAGTTCTGTCCCTGCGCCTCCCCACGGACGCTGCTGCAGTCCGGAGGAGAATGGCCGAGATCCAGAGGCTGGCGACGGCGCTGCAGTGCCCGGAGGACATCCTTGCCCAGACGGCCGAGGACATCGCCAGGGCcaagaggctgcagcaggaggcagagcaggccAG GAACCGTGCGAAGGCGGTGGAGGGCAGCGtggaggaggtgctggggacCCTGCAGCGAGCCAGCGCCGTGCTGCTGGAGGCCCAGGGGGCCCTCAGGGGCTCGGGCTCCTCGCTGCGCTTCATCCAGGAGCGCCTGGACGAG ATCGAGGCTGTCCTTGGGCCGGCTGAGAAGAACGTGGTGGCCATGGGGGCCGGGCTGGCCGGGCTGGCCGAGCGGCTCTCGGAGCTGCAGCGGGGCACGGAGCAGAACCGCCTGCGGGCCGGGGACACGCGGGACACGGCGGGGACAGCGGCACAGCgggccagcagctgcc